A window from Theobroma cacao cultivar B97-61/B2 chromosome 3, Criollo_cocoa_genome_V2, whole genome shotgun sequence encodes these proteins:
- the LOC18605952 gene encoding uncharacterized protein LOC18605952, which yields MKGRTHRADPHDDWGDGSWTVDCVCGVNFDDGEEMVKCDECGVWVHTRCSRYTKAEELFACDKCKSKSNRNDSEEKEVAQLLVELPTKTVRIESSYVGHVPPRRPFRLWTDIPMEERVHVQGVPGGEPGLFGGLSGVFTPELWKCTGYVPKKFNFQYREFPCWDEKKDDDNKNGMQNENENGNLVDNGAGVLFSLSKERVFGAPIYPMKDALKEGKKSEGEDLDGKRWQNGARKDRSVLQPVVIPSSKRKKDELGASKDRSAKKKSRSAAEKEAYEKKRAAQSHKTVFRPSSDAKQLEFYEDRGSKSFKMDVQSVKNKNLRDGVLQEPTSDGNVALNHAIERPQNNLVAKERASEASTSSMSGHDCSIRFELKEEKVDHRIPAAMKSSPATEDVVALPLEHKDPGITPVIEEGDSMTIDKVDGGVEGSPSLQEHPVDDLASSALGAQGNKIVKDSNVCMPHVLIKPDIEVKKEMNYDDGSKVVLTAQSSPHDDTKDTGKSLHQTSETSQMNDVVGGSSQSSDGKEKVIVSEAVADCHSDKANEMSGDCSLLKRDLEGSEVPEPVQKSSSESKLVPGSGEELKLSGNVLTSEEQSIQHKTVVCVGKSSSTSSAAVNPMSSIPDNSKPTDTQNSNPNTKQRVISDNNASIKKDHAASDVPRDEDRHDLSRKTAKERPKSSFGSASKVSHQSRISHASISRRTISESKDYVPSSFSKASSVQNTSVTSVSGEPAGSMQSHSAPHVQQNKTSASGFPQKGEKLNHSSTQPASKVTHPTSAHPFAPSNSPTLSDEELALLLHQELNSSPRVPRVPRVRHTGSFPQLASPTATSMLIKRTSSSGGKDHSVVSRRKNKDASKDASRGSRELDDEAKRTDKALLSPDQRQDTGSAMDASVKRDDKNVLPAPTTTTNSGPSSSTEANDQTLSSIRSSPRNISDDDTGIVRGSAPRTLPGLINEIMSKGRRMAYEELCNAVLPHWPNLRKHNGERYAYSSHSQAVLDCLRNRQEWAQLVDRGPKTNSSRKRRKADADESEDNEYSKGRTTKEVESKSLESQKEEFPKGKRKARKRRRLALQGRGIKDVQRRRKVDFSEDDAGPLSNSSEESMFSEDDIQGGGACPAGSEASASSDEIGTM from the exons ATGAAAGGCCGTACGCATCGGGCTGACCCCCATGACGACTGGGGAGACGGTTCATGGACCGTGGACTGCGTCTGTGGCGTCAATTTCGACGACGGTGAAGAGATGGTGAAGTGCGATGAGTGCGGCGTGTGGGTGCACACGCGCTGCTCGCGTTACACCAAGGCAGAAGAGTTGTTTGCCTGTGACAAGTGCAAGAGCAAGAGCAACCGTAATGACAGTGAGGAGAAGGAGGTTGCACAATTGCTTGTTGAATTGCCGACAAAAACGGTTAGGATAGAGAGTAGTTATGTGGGTCATGTGCCTCCTCGGCGGCCCTTTAGGCTTTGGACTGATATTCCCATGGAAGAGCGTGTCCATGTTCAAGGGGTTCCTGGAGGGGAGCCGGGTTTGTTTGGAGGTTTGTCTGGGGTTTTTACACCGGAGTTGTGGAAGTGTACAGGGTATGTgcctaaaaaattcaatttccaGTATAGGGAGTTCCCATGTTGGgatgaaaagaaagatgatgataataaaaatggTATGCAAAATGAGAATGAGAATGGGAATCTGGTTGATAATGGTGCCGGAGTTCTGTTTTCTTTGTCTAAGGAGAGGGTGTTTGGCGCTCCGATTTATCCAATGAAGGATGCCTTAAAGGAAGGGAAGAAGAGTGAGGGTGAGGATTTGGATGGAAAACGTTGGCAGAATGGGGCAAGGAAGGATAGGAGTGTACTTCAGCCTGTTGTGATACCCTCCAGTAAGCGGAAGAAAGACGAGCTTGGGGCATCCAAAGATAGGAGTGCGAAGAAGAAGTCTAGAAGTGCTGCTGAGAAAGAGGCTTATGAGAAGAAGAGAGCTGCTCAGTCCCATAAAACAG TGTTTAGGCCCAGCAGTGATGCAAAACAATTGGAATTTTATGAAGACAGAGGTTCGAAGTCTTTCAAGATGGATGTTCAGAGtgtaaagaacaaaaatttgAGGGACGGTGTGCTTCAAGAACCCACATCGGATGGTAATGTTGCATTGAACCATGCAATTGAAAGGCCTCAGAACAACTTAGTGGCAAAGGAGCGTGCTTCAGAGGCCTCAACTTCTAGTATGTCTGGACATGATTGTTCCATTAGATTTGAACTGAAGGAGGAGAAGGTTGACCACCGAATTCCTGCAGCTATGAAGAGCTCTCCTGCAACAGAAGATGTTGTTGCATTGCCATTAGAGCACAAAGATCCTGGGATAACTCCTGTTATAGAAGAG GGTGATAGCATGACAATTGACAAAGTAGATGGTGGTGTAGAAGGTTCTCCAAGTCTTCAGGAGCATCCAGTTGATGATTTGGCTAGTTCTGCCCTGGGAGCTCAGGGCAATAAGATTGTTAAAGATTCTAATGTCTGCATGCCTCATGTTTTAATTAAACCTGATATTGaggtgaaaaaagaaatgaattatGATGATGGTTCTAAGGTCGTCTTAACTGCTCAATCTTCTCCTCATGATGATACTAAAGACACAGGGAAATCTTTGCATCAGACATCAGAAACTTCCCAAATGAATGATGTGGTTGGAGGCAGTTCACAATCTTCTGATGGTAAGGAAAAGGTCATTGTGTCGGAAGCGGTTGCTGACTGTCATTCTGATAAAGCTAACGAAATGTCTGGTGATTGTTCTTTGCTAAAACGCGATTTGGAGGGTTCAGAAGTTCCTGAGCCAGTGCAGAAAAGTTCTTCAGAATCCAAGCTTGTTCCTGGATCTGGTGAAGAGCTTAAATTAAGTGGAAATGTGTTAACCTCTGAAGAACAGTCTATCCAGCATAAAACGGTAGTATGTGTTGGAAAGTCATCTTCCACTTCATCTGCTGCCGTAAACCCCATGTCATCTATTCCTGATAACTCTAAACCTACAGATACTCAGAATTCTAATCCTAACACTAAGCAACGAGTAATTTCTGACAATAATGCAAGCATTAAGAAAGATCATGCTGCAAGTGATGTACCCAGGGATGAAGACAGGCATGACTTATCACGAAAGACAGCAAAAGAGCGTCCCAAATCCTCTTTTGGTTCTGCTTCAAAAGTGTCACACCAAAGCAGGATTTCACATGCTTCCATTTCTAGGAGAACTATATCTGAATCTAAAGATTATGTGCCTTCCTCATTTTCAAAGGCATCTTCGGTGCAGAATACTTCAGTTACCTCAGTCTCTGGTGAGCCTGCCGGGTCAATGCAAAGTCATTCTGCTCCACATGTTCAACAAAATAAGACATCAGCTTCAGGTTTCCCCCAGAAAGGTGAAAAGTTAAATCATTCAAGTACCCAGCCAGCATCTAAGGTTACTCATCCAACATCAGCACATCCTTTTGCACCATCAAATTCTCCTACTCTGAGTGATGAAGAG CTTGCTTTACTTCTGCATCAAGAACTTAATAGTTCTCCAAGAGTACCTCGTGTTCCACGTGTGCGGCACACTGGTAGCTTTCCTCAGCTGGCATCTCCAACTGCAACAAGTATGCTAATAAAGCGCACATCTAGCTCTGGAGGAAAGGATCACAGTGTG GTTTctagaagaaaaaacaaggaTGCATCTAAAGATGCGTCGCGTGGTTCTCGTGAGCTTGATGATGAGGCTAAAAGGACTGACAAAGCGCTACTTTCACCTGATCAGAGACAAGATACTGGATCTGCCATGGATGCTTCTGTTAAAAGAGATGACAAGAATGTACTGCCTGCACCCACCACAACCACAAACAGTGGCCCTTCTTCTTCCACTGAAGCCAATGACCAAACTTTGTCATCTATACGTAGTTCACCAAGGAATATATCTGATGATGACACAGGCATAGTTCGTGGTTCTGCACCTCGTACTCTACCTG gcTTGATAAATGAGATTATGAGCAAAGGCAGGCGAATGGCATATGAAGAACTATGCAATGCAGTCCTGCCG CACTGGCCTAACTTGAGGAAACATAATGGAGAACGCTATGCATATTCTAGTCATTCTCAAGCTGTTCTTGATTGTCTAAGAAATCGACAAGAATGGGCTCAGTTGGTTGATCGTGGCCCCAAG ACTAATTCAAGTAGGAAAAGGCGCAAGGCTGATGCTGACGAGTCAGAGGATAATGAATACAGCAAAGGAAGAACTACTAAGGAGGTAGAAAGCAAAAGCCTCGAGTCACAGAAGGAAGAGTTTCCCAAGGGCAAAAGGAAAGCAAGGAAGCGAAGGCGACTGGCTTTGCAAGGAAGAGGAATAAAAGATGTCCAAAGGAGAAGGAAGGTAGATTTCAGCGAGGATGATGCTGGGCCTTTGTCTAATTCCAGTGAGGAGAGCATGTTCAGCGAGGATGATATCCAAGGAGGCGGGGCTTGCCCAGCGGGGAGCGAGGCCTCAGCCAGCTCAGACGAGATAGGGACCATGTAA
- the LOC18605953 gene encoding polyadenylate-binding protein-interacting protein 11 gives MAVVENASNQDAAAAAVASNDQDQSKQNHVRSRIDPSLHQNDQGLYNKIGGPLHRSNGGDLQRSNGGGGGEVGDSFKRDMRELQELFSKLNPMAEEFVPHSLANHGLNGGFYTDNSFLHDNNNITRNGHANGNGAGRRKKNFSQGKRRMNSRTSMAQREEIIRRTVYVSDIDQQVTEEQLAGLFVSCGQVVDCRICGDPNSVLRFAFIEFTDEEGARAALNLAGTMLGFYPVRVLPSKTAIAPVNPTFLPRNEDERQMCARTIYCTNIDKKVTQTDVKLFFETVCGEVYRLRLLGDYHHSTRIAFVEFVMAESAIAALNCSGVVLGSLPIRVSPSKTPVRPRAPRIPMH, from the exons ATGGCGGTTGTTGAGAATGCTTCGAATCAAGATGCGGCTGCAGCAGCAGTAGCATCAAACGATCAGGATCAGTCAAAGCAAAACCATGTTCGGTCAAGGATCGATCCGAGCTTACACCAGAACGATCAGGGGTTGTACAACAAGATCGGTGGTCCCCTTCATCGATCTAACGGCGGGGATTTGCAGAGGAGCAATGGTGGTGGTGGGGGTGAAGTTGGGGATAGCTTCAAGAGAGATATGAGAGAGTTGCAGGAACTGTTCTCTAAACTTAACCCCATGGCTGAAGAGTTCGTGCCTCATTCACTTGCTAACCATGGACTCAATGGAGGGTTTTACACTGACAACTCTTTTTTGCATGACAACAATAACATCACAAGGAATGGCCATGCTAATGGCAATGGTGCTGGTAGACGG AAGAAAAATTTCAGTCAAGGGAAACGGAGAATGAACAGCAGGACAAGTATGGCCCAGAGGGAAGAGATTATCCGTAGGACTGTCTATGTTTCTGATATTGACCAACAG GTCACTGAAGAGCAGCTTGCAGGTTTATTTGTGAGTTGTGGGCAG GTGGTTGACTGCCGCATATGTGGTGATCCTAATTCTGTACTACGTTTTGCCTTTATTGAGTTCACTGATGAAG AAGGTGCACGGGCTGCTCTGAATCTGGCAGGGACTATGCTTGGATTCTACCCAGTTAGGGTGTTGCCTTCCAAAACAGCTATAGCACCAGTTAACCCAACATTTTTGCCGAGG AATGAAGATGAACGCCAGATGTGTGCAAGAACTATCTACTGTACAAACATTGACAAGAAG GTTACTCAAACTGATGTTAAACTCTTTTTTGAAACAGTCTGTGGGGAG GTATACCGCCTGAGGTTGCTGGGGGACTATCACCATTCAACTCGCATTGCTTTTGTTGAGTTTGTAATG GCTGAAAGTGCGATTGCTGCTCTCAACTGTAGTGGTGTGGTTCTGGGGTCATTGCCCATAAG GGTAAGCCCATCAAAGACCCCAGTTCGGCCACGTGCTCCTCGCATTCCCATGCACTGA
- the LOC18605954 gene encoding alcohol dehydrogenase-like 4: MDVGYHKSFESSFESADTTGKVITCKAAVAWGPGQPLVMEDVQVAPPQQMEVRVKILFTSICHTDLSAWKGENEAQRAYPRILGHEASGIVESVGEGVEDMKKGDHVIPVFQGQCGKCICCRNEKTNLCQRFGVNPLKSVMVNDGKTRFSTKDGNPIFHFLNTSTFSEYTVLDSACVVKIDFEAPLETMSLLSCGVSTGVGAAWNVANLQPGSTVAIFGLGAVGLAVAEGARARGASKIIGVDINPNKFAKGKAVGITEFINPKDLGVPVHERIGAMTDGGVDYSFECAGNLEVLREAFLSTHTGWGLTVLLGIHPSPMLLPLHPMELFNGRQIIGSIFGGFKGKTQLPKFAKQCMCGTLNLDEFITHELPFEKINEAFQLLIDGKSLRCLLHL, translated from the exons ATGGATGTTGGTTACCATAAATCTTTTGAAAGCTCGTTTGAGTCGGCTGACACAACAGGGAAAGTCATCACTTGCAAAG CTGCTGTAGCATGGGGTCCTGGACAGCCTCTTGTCATGGAAGACGTTCAAGTCGCTCCCCCTCAACAGATGGAGGTCAGGGTCAaaatcctcttcacttcaaTCTGTCACACGGATCTCAGTGCTTGGAAAGGCGAG aatGAAGCTCAGAGAGCATATCCTCGAATTCTAGGCCATGAAGCTTCAGG AATCGTTGAGAGCGTTGGTGAAGGTGTTGAAGACATGAAAAAGGGTGACCATGTCATTCCTGTCTTCCAAGGACAATGTGGCAAGTGCATCTGCTGCAGAAATGAGAAAACTAATCTCTGCCAAAGGTTTGGAGTGAATCCATTGAAAAGCGTGATGGTAAATGATGGCAAGACAAGGTTTTCAACCAAGGATGGGAATCCCATATTTCACTTTCTCAACACCTCCACTTTCAGCGAGTACACTGTTCTTGATTCTGCCTGTGTTGTCAAGATCGATTTTGAGGCCCCCCTTGAGACAATGAGCCTCTTGAGTTGCGGCGTCTCCACCG GAGTTGGAGCTGCTTGGAATGTAGCCAACTTGCAACCCGGATCAACCGTGGCAATCTTTGGTTTGGGTGCCGTGGGACTCGCT GTAGCTGAAGGAGCGAGAGCAAGAGGAGCATCAAAAATAATAGGTGTTGATATCAACCCTAACAAATTTGCCAAAG GCAAAGCCGTGGGAATTACAGAATTCATTAACCCAAAGGATCTAGGAGTGCCGGTGCACGAG AGAATTGGGGCTATGACTGATGGAGGTGTAGACTACAGCTTTGAGTGTGCGGGAAACCTTGAAGTTCTCCGCGAGGCATTTTTGTCCACCCATACG GGATGGGGACTGACTGTACTATTGGGAATTCATCCAAGCCCAATGTTGCTGCCTCTGCATCCAATGGAGTTGTTCAATGGGCGTCAAATCATAGGATCGATCTTTGGAGGCTTCAAAGGCAAAACCCAGCTACCAAAGTTTGCCAAACAATGCATGTGTGGG ACCCTAAACCTAGACGAGTTTATCACGCATGAGCTTCCCTTCGAGAAGATAAACGAAGCCTTTCAACTGCTAATTGACGGGAAGTCACTTAGATGCCTTTTGCACCTCTAA